In Sphingobacterium sp. PCS056, the following proteins share a genomic window:
- a CDS encoding coproporphyrinogen-III oxidase family protein, translating into MKTNSVIAIQDLVRKYNVAAPRYTSYPTVPFWDNDQFSTEGWMQSVYHTYQKSKDSGISLYIHLPFCESLCTYCGCNTRITKNHKVELPYIDSLLKEWGIYTAILKEGAPLISEIHLGGGTPTFFAPEHLAKLINGILSHAQIAEDASFSFEAHPGNTTFEHLDVLYQLGFRRLSLGIQDFDPLVQFTINRKQDVADVRRVMQEARKIGYTSINFDLIYGLPKQNLQTITETIKESLILDPDRISFYSYAHVPWIKPGQRHYTELDLPQGEEKVSFIYAREETDTRSRVPRCRNGSFCKTRR; encoded by the coding sequence ATGAAAACGAATAGTGTAATAGCAATACAAGATCTTGTGCGAAAATATAATGTTGCCGCACCGCGTTATACCAGTTATCCAACAGTTCCATTTTGGGATAATGACCAATTTTCTACTGAGGGATGGATGCAAAGTGTATATCATACTTATCAAAAGTCTAAAGACTCTGGAATAAGTCTATATATTCATTTGCCCTTTTGTGAGAGTCTGTGTACCTATTGTGGTTGCAATACAAGAATAACCAAGAATCATAAAGTTGAGTTGCCCTATATCGATAGTTTACTGAAAGAGTGGGGGATATATACAGCAATATTAAAGGAAGGTGCGCCTTTGATTTCTGAAATTCACCTCGGTGGTGGGACCCCTACTTTTTTTGCTCCAGAGCATTTAGCGAAATTGATCAATGGTATTTTATCTCATGCACAAATAGCGGAAGACGCTTCCTTTTCATTTGAAGCACATCCTGGAAATACGACTTTTGAACACCTCGATGTGTTGTATCAATTGGGATTTCGAAGATTAAGTTTAGGGATTCAAGATTTTGACCCATTGGTCCAATTTACGATCAATAGAAAACAAGATGTCGCTGATGTGAGGCGCGTCATGCAAGAAGCACGTAAGATTGGATATACTTCGATTAATTTTGATTTAATATATGGTTTGCCTAAACAAAATTTACAAACTATCACCGAAACGATAAAAGAATCCTTAATCCTAGATCCAGATCGTATTTCTTTTTACAGTTATGCACATGTTCCATGGATCAAGCCTGGCCAACGCCACTATACAGAACTAGATTTACCTCAGGGAGAAGAAAAAGTTAGCTTTATATACGCAAGGGAAGAAACTGATACAAGAAGCAGGGTACCTCGATGTCGGAATGGATCATTTTGCAAAACCCGAAGATGA
- a CDS encoding heavy metal translocating P-type ATPase, producing MKKQASITFKHTDLSLYHLVELLVSIGYEPKITLQDVVKEGKKVNSNPLIAKIAVAGFCFGNSMMLSFPEYFGLAGFEKSYSVFFGYANLLFTLPVLCYSASDYFKSAFLSIRQKRLNLDVPLALGIFILFLRTAYEVISQSGAGFGDTLCSLVFFILIGKWVQERTYYHISFERDYRSYFPVAVTTIQEGKEKAIQLAELQVGDRILVRNNEIIPADAVLLHGEACVDFSFVTGESKPITKILGEVIYAGGRQMAEAIELEVVKSVSQSYLTKLWNNDNYKQYDRQFQTFISYISKYFTIALLLIAISATVFWMVGQDPNKAWGAFTAVLIIACPCALALSSPFTLSAALSVFDRNKFYVKNTDAIEQMAAIDTIIFDKTGTISSPSVSGIVFEGFLTQEEKVLVYSACRNSSHPLSREIVKWLDHIEPIPVDRYEEKIGEGSITQIGKYTIKIGSARFVNAPKNTEEASYVFVSINDKVKGSFAMEQSWRTGLSGIIHDLKNYDLHLISGDNDRKKEVLKEIFPSTTRLLFNQSPQNKLDIIQMFKDNGGHVCMIGDGLNDAGALKAADLGIAVSDDINNFSPGCDAILDGAAFQKLPQFFAFSKDAVRVIHLSFCISLFYNVIGLSFAVQGEMSPLFAAILMPISTVTIISFTSLLTRWFAKRRGL from the coding sequence ATGAAAAAGCAAGCTAGCATCACATTTAAGCATACCGATTTATCCTTATATCATCTTGTTGAACTCTTGGTGAGTATAGGCTATGAGCCCAAGATCACTTTACAAGATGTGGTTAAAGAAGGTAAGAAGGTAAATTCAAACCCATTGATCGCTAAGATCGCAGTGGCAGGATTTTGTTTTGGAAATTCTATGATGTTGAGTTTTCCAGAATATTTTGGACTTGCAGGTTTTGAAAAATCATACTCGGTATTTTTTGGATATGCCAATCTTTTATTTACGTTACCTGTACTATGCTATAGTGCTTCTGATTATTTTAAATCCGCATTTTTAAGTATCCGTCAAAAAAGATTGAATCTCGACGTTCCTTTGGCACTCGGGATCTTTATACTATTTCTACGCACTGCTTACGAAGTGATTTCACAATCAGGTGCAGGTTTTGGAGATACACTTTGCAGCTTGGTATTTTTTATTTTAATTGGCAAGTGGGTGCAAGAAAGGACGTATTATCATATTTCTTTTGAGCGTGATTATCGAAGTTATTTTCCCGTAGCGGTAACCACTATACAAGAAGGAAAAGAGAAGGCAATTCAACTTGCAGAACTACAGGTCGGTGACCGGATATTAGTTCGTAATAACGAAATTATACCAGCTGATGCCGTTTTGCTACATGGTGAAGCATGTGTTGACTTCAGTTTTGTGACCGGCGAATCTAAACCTATCACCAAGATATTAGGGGAGGTGATCTATGCTGGCGGCCGTCAAATGGCAGAAGCAATTGAACTGGAAGTGGTCAAATCTGTATCGCAATCTTATCTGACCAAACTTTGGAATAACGATAATTATAAGCAATATGATCGCCAATTTCAGACGTTTATTAGTTATATCAGTAAATATTTTACGATTGCTTTATTATTGATTGCCATATCAGCCACTGTATTTTGGATGGTAGGGCAGGATCCTAATAAAGCATGGGGCGCATTTACTGCTGTTTTGATTATTGCCTGTCCATGTGCTTTAGCTCTCAGTTCACCATTTACGTTGTCAGCAGCACTAAGTGTCTTCGATAGAAATAAGTTTTATGTCAAAAATACAGATGCTATCGAGCAGATGGCAGCCATTGATACTATTATTTTTGACAAGACCGGTACGATTTCCTCACCATCAGTTAGTGGTATCGTTTTTGAAGGCTTTTTGACACAGGAGGAAAAAGTATTGGTATATTCTGCTTGCCGTAATTCAAGTCACCCCTTGAGTCGAGAAATTGTAAAGTGGTTAGATCATATAGAACCGATCCCTGTGGATCGATATGAAGAAAAGATAGGAGAGGGATCCATAACACAGATCGGAAAATATACGATCAAAATCGGAAGCGCTCGATTTGTGAATGCACCCAAAAATACAGAAGAAGCATCCTATGTGTTCGTATCCATCAATGATAAAGTGAAAGGTAGCTTTGCAATGGAACAATCCTGGCGAACAGGACTTTCCGGTATTATCCATGATTTAAAAAATTATGACCTGCATCTTATATCAGGAGATAATGATCGAAAAAAAGAGGTGCTAAAAGAAATTTTTCCATCAACAACACGCTTACTTTTTAATCAGTCTCCACAGAATAAATTGGATATCATCCAAATGTTTAAAGATAATGGAGGTCATGTTTGTATGATTGGAGATGGTTTGAATGATGCTGGAGCTTTAAAAGCTGCTGATTTAGGAATAGCCGTAAGTGACGATATTAATAATTTTTCACCTGGTTGCGATGCTATTTTGGATGGTGCCGCTTTTCAAAAATTACCCCAGTTTTTTGCCTTTAGTAAAGATGCGGTACGCGTCATTCATCTGAGTTTTTGTATTTCATTGTTTTATAATGTGATCGGATTGAGTTTTGCCGTTCAGGGAGAAATGTCGCCGTTA
- a CDS encoding heavy metal translocating P-type ATPase metal-binding domain-containing protein: MVETKEIQVAQHCFHCGDTIELAGYQYAEHDFCCLGCQTVYQILNENNMQSYYRYNQHPGKSKQGKNRRFIVFE, translated from the coding sequence ATGGTGGAAACGAAAGAGATTCAAGTAGCGCAACATTGTTTTCACTGTGGTGATACAATTGAGTTAGCCGGCTATCAGTATGCTGAACATGATTTTTGTTGTTTAGGCTGCCAAACGGTTTATCAGATTCTTAACGAAAATAACATGCAAAGTTATTACCGTTATAATCAGCATCCGGGAAAGTCCAAACAGGGAAAAAACCGCCGATTTATCGTATTTGAATGA
- a CDS encoding response regulator: MEKKTILIIEDNTDIREGTAEILELTGRYDVLSAENGRIGVDLAMAHLPDLILCDIMMPELDGYGVLYILSRHEETAHIPFIFLTAKAERSDMRKAMELGADDYLTKPFDDVELLNAIDVRFKKRGQIGEAIAIKNSLYLSPEEQDFLLKELIEKSRVKVFKKKQSIYEEGDSPVFVYFVLSGQVRSFLCYTDGRELSTDMQSAGAYLGYEAMLLNEKYSDNVQAIEKTEIALITKEDFFELLYRKPLIAGKFIKLLTGNIREKEEQLLAFAYDTVRKRIANALVSIAEKTVDTSVKDECVIQISREGIATIAGTANETISRVLADFRDENLIAKEKSAIRIFSINNLRKVKQ, translated from the coding sequence GTGGAAAAGAAAACAATACTTATCATAGAGGATAATACAGATATAAGGGAAGGAACAGCAGAGATTCTCGAGTTAACTGGGCGCTATGATGTGCTTTCAGCAGAAAATGGTCGGATTGGTGTCGACCTAGCAATGGCTCATTTACCCGATTTGATCCTATGCGATATCATGATGCCTGAACTGGATGGATATGGGGTTTTGTATATTTTAAGCAGACATGAAGAGACGGCTCATATTCCGTTTATTTTCCTGACAGCAAAAGCAGAGCGTTCGGATATGCGCAAAGCAATGGAGCTTGGGGCAGATGACTATTTAACAAAACCTTTCGATGATGTTGAACTATTGAATGCCATTGATGTACGTTTTAAAAAAAGAGGACAGATCGGAGAAGCAATAGCCATTAAAAACTCATTGTATTTAAGTCCTGAAGAACAAGATTTTTTATTAAAAGAACTTATTGAAAAATCTCGTGTCAAAGTATTTAAAAAAAAGCAATCCATTTACGAAGAAGGAGATTCTCCGGTATTTGTCTATTTTGTGCTGAGTGGACAAGTCAGAAGTTTTTTATGTTATACAGATGGACGCGAGCTCTCCACAGACATGCAATCTGCAGGTGCTTATCTGGGGTACGAAGCCATGTTACTGAATGAAAAATATTCGGACAATGTGCAGGCAATAGAAAAAACTGAGATTGCGCTAATCACCAAAGAAGATTTCTTTGAATTGCTGTATCGAAAACCTTTGATCGCGGGTAAATTCATTAAACTGTTGACAGGCAATATCAGAGAAAAAGAAGAACAATTGCTGGCATTCGCTTACGATACCGTTCGTAAAAGAATTGCCAATGCGCTCGTTAGTATTGCTGAAAAAACGGTTGATACATCTGTCAAAGACGAATGTGTGATTCAAATATCAAGAGAGGGAATTGCAACAATTGCTGGCACGGCAAACGAAACAATCTCAAGAGTATTAGCTGATTTCCGAGATGAAAATTTAATCGCAAAGGAGAAGAGTGCGATACGTATTTTCTCTATTAATAACCTGCGAAAAGTTAAGCAATAA
- a CDS encoding lactate dehydrogenase, whose translation MKVVVYSIQAFEKELLAIANGKMHDLTFIANGLNEETKVYATGKDVVIISAHDILGASMLRTLKNMGVNRILTRTLGTGHIDLIEAGKLDIQVANTPYEDQTPKGIAEQTIRNLNLWGAGKCVGTACCCLKDCGVKL comes from the coding sequence ATGAAAGTAGTTGTTTATAGTATTCAGGCCTTTGAAAAAGAGTTGTTAGCAATCGCTAATGGTAAAATGCATGATTTGACCTTTATTGCTAATGGGCTTAATGAAGAAACAAAAGTCTATGCTACAGGAAAAGACGTGGTGATCATATCTGCCCATGATATACTAGGAGCCTCGATGTTGCGAACTTTAAAAAATATGGGTGTCAATCGTATTTTGACACGTACCTTAGGTACAGGACATATTGATTTGATCGAAGCTGGAAAGTTGGATATACAGGTTGCCAATACACCTTATGAGGATCAAACTCCAAAAGGGATTGCAGAGCAAACGATTCGTAATTTAAATCTTTGGGGTGCAGGTAAATGTGTCGGAACCGCTTGTTGTTGTCTAAAAGACTGTGGAGTGAAATTATAA